The genomic window TGATACAGATTTCAGTTGGCAACATATGCAAAGGTCTTTTATCCTGAAAGTAGCAAAAGAGAAGCGTACCTTGGGCATGTGACTTTTGTTGATCATCCTTTATATTTTCATGGATATGGTCAAGGATGGAAATAAAGAATTCATGAGCATCCTGTTGCTCGTAGCTTGCGAGGTTTGATGCATGCTGCCACCAACTAAGAAATCACAATGATACTCAATAATCAGAAGAAATTTAAATACTTCTATTCAGGAGGTAGAATAAATAGATGTCATAATGTTTCCTATGCTCAGTCTCATATAAAAGACTAAAGCATGGAATTCATATGATCCAGATATCCTGAAACATGGGAACTGTAATAAAATCCATGCAACATAGATCAAGCGCCCCAGAATACCTAAAAACTGACCTGGCCAACTGTTACCTGCATTGAATTTGCAGATTTTCATGCATTTTATCACTTAAAATATTTTTAGACAGTTTAATGACTGCTAAGCCTGCCAGATGACTTAAGCAGTTAGGCCCAGTAAGGTTAACTTGAGAGCTTAAGGTTATATATTTGATATAGGATAGGATGCCATGTCACCAACCAATTGTCATGTATTGAGACGTGTAACTGTTCCCCCTTTTCTACTAGCATTACAATAACATATAATGCTAAAAATGccatgccatgtcatcaatcaATTGCCATGAATTGAGATATAACATATATTAATGCTAAAAATGCCTCCCTCTTTAGTTGCACATTCTCTGCTCATTCCATTTTGTATTAAGTAGCTCCATTTGCAATCCTGCACGATCATTGTCTAGTTGAAATACAAGGCATATAATCCAAATAACACTGTAATTTATCTTCGCAAGCCAGAAATACAACCCAACATCTCAGGCAAGATTCCCTTCCCCACGTTACAACTCATCAAGAACCCATTTTAGCTACCAAAATATTAACTTCGCTTTCCCAATACGCAATGGATCCAACAGAAAGGAAGGCAGCATGCTGCTATAAACCCGAAATGGCATCAACCATTGCGATTAGCGCGCGAGATCCAGAGTCCAGACCTATATAGAAACTTGGCGGGGCTGTACGGCATGCGCTCCCCAGAGAAGGCCGCGGAGTAGATCTCGTCGAGGTCACACGCGAGGCAAGCGACCCTGGCGGCGTCGGCGTCCGTGGCGCGGTGCCTGACGGGCGTGCGGCGCGGGCAGAGGAACCGGTTGTGGCGATCGCCGAGGAAGTAGTTCCGGAGCGGGGGCGCGTGGAGGAGCGCCTGGAGCACGGAGTTCATGAAGCAGGTGTTGCCGAGGTTGTTGAGCCCCCGCAGCCCCGCcggcgcggcggcggaggcggatgTGGTGGGGTCCGCGGAGCTCATGAGCGCGAACTCGGCCGGATCTGGCGCCCACGCGCGGTAATCCACGCGCCGGCGCTTGCGGAGCGCCGCGGACGGGGACggggaggcggaggtggaggtTGAGGGGAGGAGCGAGGAGGACTGGGCGAGGAAGACGGCGTGGTCGAAGTCGGGATCGTAGACCTGGTCCCCGCAGGCGGCGCAGAAGAGCTCGGCGCGGTCAACGTCAACGGCGATCTGGTGGCCGGGCCCCGCAGAGGCGGAGGCGTGCGAGGCGGCGTGGGAGGGGCAGAAGACGGCGGCGCAGGAGAGGCAGGCGTAGAGGCGGGAGGTCGGGGACGGGGCCGCGGCGGCGCAGGGCGAGCAGCGCGGCAGCTCGCGCGGGTCCCGCCGGATCTCGGGGCGGCCGAGCGGGCGCACGCGCAGGCAGCGGCGGAGGAAGCGCAGCGGGCGCGAGGACAGGCGGTGCGCGGCGAGGTGCGGGCAGGGCGGTGGTGCCGACGGGGTGGACATCGGGGATGGGAAAGGGGGCGGGTTGGTGGGGACAGCGGCGGCTGCCGCGGGGTGCGGGCCGGAGCGTGACAGCAGGTGATGCGGTGCGGGGACGTGGTGGAGGGGGGAGGTGGGGTGGCGAGGCGGTGGACGGGATGATGGTGGCGGTCGTGGAGAGGACGGTTTATGGGCCATGGAGTCTCACTCTGTGGGTTGGAACTCTGAAGATGCGGTTCAGGAACAGTGGTGCACTGCAGGATCACGATCTGAACGGGCGATCAGGCTCTCCTCAGCTTTGCAAACTTGCAAACCATAGCAAAAATTTAATTCGCATTCCACAATGAAGTTGACACTTGGGAGTTGGGGCAGCTACAAATGTACTCGCTCCGTCCTAAAATAGATATTATTCTCATCTTCCAAAAAGTCAAACACTTCTATATATTAcataattattattattagatagatcgttgaatatacttttataataaacttacttTAAGATATAAATGTTACATATATTTTCTACAAACCGAGTCagatttaagaaagtttgacctatACGCATCCCAAAATGGCTCTTATTTTGGGACAAGAGGGAGTAAATTACGTGGACCATCTACGCATTTTGTCACAAACATTTGAACTTCCTATAATCGCACTCGAAATCTTCCAGGAATTCAGTCTAAAGGAACACCTTTATGAAGATGATTAACTCTACTGCATTACAGATGAATCATAGTTGCGTCATTCTCATTCAGTTCTTACGAACAACTTATTTACCCTTAACAAAAAGAACTTATTTACAGTAAGCAGCGTACTCATCGCATCAACTGCTACAAAACTTACAGTAACTGAACGAGTGCATTGCTCCTCCTATTTACTCCTGTCTAACTGTCTTCATCAGGGCCTGAAATTTGTACAGATTTCTGCTGCTGCTATATCTACTCTGGCGGATTAACATACGCCAGAATACCATAAACGGTTTGCACAATTGTGCAGACGAGGACGATGACTGTCGCAACTGCACCTGCAGCCAACCATGGGTTGCTGAAGTGATTCAGCCACTGCCATGCCATCCACCTGTTGATGCGGCTCTGATAGTGATCTTCCATAGTCTGGCACAGAGATTTCAAATAATAGTTACCACTGAAATCGAAGACCAAATCTCTACTGAGCAAAGTGAGGAGATCAGACAATTTATCGTCAGTATCAAGGTGGTGCACAATGATTTTTCTTTGAGCAAGCAGTGCAACATCTTCTGGCATACTTATAAGCTGAGACAAGAAAACAATATAAGCAGTGAAGTTATCCCCAAACTGAGGACAGGTTTGTTCAAATGCAATGAGGTTCCTGAAAAGACTTCCTGCATGTTCATCAATAACAAGGCATGGGATCTCCATTTCACCATTGGAAAATCCAATGTCCAGCAGAGAATGAGGGTCGAATTTATCATATTCCCGTCTCTTAAATCTGATTCCAGCTTCTAGATATTGTGCAGCTCGTTTCCAGCGATTAAGTTGATTCCCATATTGAAGCAGATCCATTTCGTCCTGAGATGAATCGTGATTACTATTTTCTAGATTAGAGCTGATTCTGAAATACTTCCGTCCAAAACTGAGAAATCTGCTAATGTAGTGGGGTCCCAACTTAGAATTGTGGTATTCCTCCGGCCTCCTACTCGGTTGGAAGTAAATATGACACAAGTGAAGCAAATGGTGAAAATGTTTTGGTCGGTCCGAATCCATAATTGCTTTTGGATACCAGCGCAAAGCAGATTCAACATACCGAGCAAGTTCATCTGTCAAACATGGCGGTGAAGCACAGTTACCTGTGACAAGCTCAAATATTTTTTCCACGATGAAAAAAGGAATATGATTTTCTAGCACTAATAGGTCGTGATTGACATATCTAATAAACCAACTCCCAGTTTGATAATGAGATTGTGAATCACCAGAGTTCTCTTCTCTATCGGCCCATTCTTCACAGGACACATCATTTGCTGTTGTGGTATCCTCAGTCTTCACATGTTCCGGATGTTCCCCTTCAGTAGCTACTGTTTCCTGAGGATTCGTAGATTCTTGACATTCTAGTCTATTATCCACAAGTCTTGCTACAGCTCCAAGAGAACACAAAATGAAGCACCCATCAAGCAAGAGCATCTGCAGAAAGGTCTCACAATCCATCTTGATGTCTTCGGGATAACAATTTCTTGCCTGTTTCGCAAGTGCCCCTACTGTAGTTAGGTAATCAAGCAAATTCCTCTGGCAGTTTAGCCTGATGATTACATCCAGATAACCCCATTTTACTTTTTGCATATCTTGCAAACTTGCAGATCCATAATGATATGGACCAACAGATACAATGCAAGGCTCATATGAGAATCTATCAGAATCGCGTATATGTTGCTGGATCTTGTAGATTATGCATGCTTCTGTTCCATGATCAATGTCAGCTGACCAATAATAATCGAGTTCTTGAGTCATGGAGCTGACCAGTTCACTAATGTTCACTTTCTTAACTTCTGTTTCCTGAACTCGAGACATTCTTACCTGTTGAGGCAAATATAAGGGATCCAAATTTGCCCTAAGTCAAACTGTGTTCAATCTTcaatttgaccaaaattatagaaaagAAGAATAATAGTTATGACATCAAATTAGCATCAGTGAATACcttatgaaatatatttataaTTTACATATTTGATGTAATTGATATTAATACTTTTctttataaatttggtcaaacttttatAGTTTGACTTAGAACTAACTTGGGTCCCTTATAttttagaacagagggagtacttttGTTTGCTCATAACAGAAGGGCAAGGACAGTTGTGATTGTGATCCTGACTGTGATATGATATACTTAATTGCTTATTCAAGATAATGCAAAAAAATAATAGTATACTTAATTGCttattaatttcttttctacATGATTCCCTCATTTTCTGtgttgattgattgttgtttccTTGTATATTCCTTTcatcttttatttcctttattGACACCTAATTGAAGAATTTCTGACATAAGCATGAAATCAGAAATGAAATACTATGGATTATGATCCTAACCAAGATTATTCATATACTATATAGGAATataattttagaaaaaatattgATATATTTCTTAATTATGAAGAAAACTATTTCAATAGAcacgatgcatgccacatgtgAGTGATTGAGTAGATGAGTGGCCGAGTGATTTATGTGGAGTGATCTTTCTCATTTTCTTCATATTTGAAGGActggaaacggcgaccagagggggggtgaatggaagcctcaaatttctttcgaaatcttcgaccactgtcccaacatcaatccccaaaaagcatacacgaaagacttgatgaccacgaccctagagaagagtggatgctccctcagaacacagcgggtcaccacagagccaacggaacacagatcgaagcccaaacgagcaaactcccaaaagaaaacagcactgctcctgcaaatatcggacacgtccggtattatatcggacacgtccggtattttcggacacgtccggtatgatctcggacacgtccggtattttcagcagcaagctgaccaaaagagaaaaatccaaaaccccgtcaaatggtgtccaaaaatcatgaaattttaaccatagctctttagacaccaagggaaggtctccaccaaattttagctcaaaactccaaagtgagaaatatcggacacgtcctagatcatatcggacgtgtccggtatgaacgagcagtttctcgagaaaaatcaaatcaagccataacttgatcaaatcaactccaaatgacttgaaactttgcacaagggttcacaagcgagtagaaaggcaacctctaaaggatcatggcccgaaacaaactctaactccgtgaatcgaaggaattgaagaatcccccaaaaaataggtcaagaacttaaattgttcggatctgcgatctcgtgaggaattagtggatttccttcggtggaaagcttctactcatgtcattgatcgatccaaggcaacaagaatgaaccaaaaccatcccaaaacaaagaaacgagaggggaaacaagagggaacaaaaggagctcgtgaagaacaccaaaatcacatcaagaacacaactaaatcatgaatcccggagggcatacggtggttacggccaccgattccttcaaaaccaagtcacaatttgagttgtggacctctctcatacatggaagcaaactagaggaagaaaccctaaaggagaaaataaaaactggaggaggtaagggagatgggggctctctcatcctatttaacagggctattacacattcccagttttgcccctagatacaaatgagttgaaccgctaagcccaagggcgttgttgtccaacccggtgtaattttgatccgacggccaccgcgccttctcatcggtagcttcgcctcgacgcgaactccccgatgccgccacgtgccgtccgtccctcctcggaacctccgcccgggttttgaggcccaaacccgtaaaccgtccatccgatggttttgaggtccaaaccatcaaactgtccgcgagtagcgtactccatacgcgtcccccgccatccgacgcgtgtcaccgccgtcctcgaccggccagcccgccaagtcctcctgagcctcgctcgactcacgcgtccgccgtcttgacccggtcaacaccgtcactccatgtcttcttgcacttgtcgatgtcccaagtgtcagccaccgtggctagtcacccggcctctgggtccctcggtccaagcctcacgtccgtcgtTCACcactcccggtctgtcggcacggcacgtcctccttgaccttcacctcgccgtcgaccaccgcatccgagctccacacctgcacaacacaagccaaaagacatgtcgcacacatagctttcgccatggtagggttagtcaccactcaacctacttcgtggatcacattgacaatcactcatcacaaaacgaacacacaagggtacttgtcaaccttgtgttcgcaatatTGACATAGAAGCTTACCTCTCATGAGAATTCGAACACGGTTGTTGCCTGATGACTGAAACTTGATGATGAAGTggattatatataaaagaataaatTGAATGGATTTATTTGAGCTTTGTGTTCTCTATTTCTCTTGGAATTAGGTGTTTATAATTTTGTTTGTTTAGACAAACAGATTCTTCTGTAGTGATTTACATGGTCATCATGGACGACCCAACTTTGAGTCTTATACTCTTATACATTtcttaaattattttttttttaaaaaaatctgggTGTAGCATTTCAGCAAGACCGCCATATTGTCATCTAACAGCGTGTGCCGCATGTACAGACAACTGTATAACATAAAGTTGAGTTTAAGAGTGAGAAAGACAAGGAGAAATAGGGAGAGTAGCGAAGAGAGAAAGAGGTGATGAGATGTTGAGTGAGAGGGAGAGATATatagagggaaagagagagagaaattgATGCATATAAACTATATATCATACCATGTAAATGTATTAGATACAAGTTACAACATTTCTCAATAttagtttatttaatttactTTCTTGTTGACTGAATACAAACTCTCTAAAATGAATAGATATTttaaattttccaaaaaaaaaagaatagatatt from Miscanthus floridulus cultivar M001 chromosome 11, ASM1932011v1, whole genome shotgun sequence includes these protein-coding regions:
- the LOC136493877 gene encoding ubiquitin C-terminal hydrolase 22-like yields the protein MSTPSAPPPCPHLAAHRLSSRPLRFLRRCLRVRPLGRPEIRRDPRELPRCSPCAAAAPSPTSRLYACLSCAAVFCPSHAASHASASAGPGHQIAVDVDRAELFCAACGDQVYDPDFDHAVFLAQSSSLLPSTSTSASPSPSAALRKRRRVDYRAWAPDPAEFALMSSADPTTSASAAAPAGLRGLNNLGNTCFMNSVLQALLHAPPLRNYFLGDRHNRFLCPRRTPVRHRATDADAARVACLACDLDEIYSAAFSGERMPYSPAKFLYSWWQHASNLASYEQQDAHEFFISILDHIHENIKDDQQKSHAQGHGDCCIAHRVFSGILRSDVTCTSCGFTSTTFEPCMDISLDMDTGDNSSFGVANTKPHVRNGERGLAGVNSKVSTLMRCLERFTRSERLDAEQKFFCEHCNERQESLKQMSIRRLPLVSCFHIKRFEHSSVKKVSRKVDHCLQFPFSLDMAPYLSSSILRSRYGNRIFPAEASDADAVSELSSEFEIFAVITHSGKLEAGHYVTYLRLNNHWYKCDDAWVTRVEEHTVRTSQAYMLFYVQKTLYYKACERAATV
- the LOC136492439 gene encoding UPF0481 protein At3g47200-like codes for the protein MSRVQETEVKKVNISELVSSMTQELDYYWSADIDHGTEACIIYKIQQHIRDSDRFSYEPCIVSVGPYHYGSASLQDMQKVKWGYLDVIIRLNCQRNLLDYLTTVGALAKQARNCYPEDIKMDCETFLQMLLLDGCFILCSLGAVARLVDNRLECQESTNPQETVATEGEHPEHVKTEDTTTANDVSCEEWADREENSGDSQSHYQTGSWFIRYVNHDLLVLENHIPFFIVEKIFELVTGNCASPPCLTDELARRPEEYHNSKLGPHYISRFLSFGRKYFRISSNLENSNHDSSQDEMDLLQYGNQLNRWKRAAQYLEAGIRFKRREYDKFDPHSLLDIGFSNGEMEIPCLVIDEHAGSLFRNLIAFEQTCPQFGDNFTAYIVFLSQLISMPEDVALLAQRKIIVHHLDTDDKLSDLLTLLSRDLVFDFSGNYYLKSLCQTMEDHYQSRINRWMAWQWLNHFSNPWLAAGAVATVIVLVCTIVQTVYGILAYVNPPE